In Erigeron canadensis isolate Cc75 chromosome 8, C_canadensis_v1, whole genome shotgun sequence, the DNA window taataattcatataaagttgtttacataacGATACTAATGacaatcttcttttatcttttatttacatttacatatgtGCCTCCTTCTTAGAGTATATATGCCCCATATCATATATCTCTTTGAATATATATCCGATAATGGCAAAAGAGAGTGAGATGAAGCTTCTTGGAACCCCAGCAAGTACATTTGTTAACCGGGTTCAGTTTGTTCTCAACCTCAAGTCCATTGAGTATAAGTTCATTCAAGaaaatctgttttgtaaaagcGAGCTCCTTTTGACATCAAACCCGGTTCATAAAAAAGTTCCGGTCCTTATTCATGGAAACAAACCACCCATTCCAGAGTCTCTTATAATCATCGAGTACCTTGATGAATTGTATCCAGATACCCATCCAGTCCTCCCTTCCGACCCTTTTGATCGGGCTGATCACCGGTTTTGGGCATCCTACATTGACAACAAGGTATAATTAAGTTACAACTAACATTTTTAAGCAAATGTCCTTAATTAATACTCTCAATACAAAactattatataaacaaatataattactactttttgggttttttttttttttgtttaaatgcTATCCTTACgtacttttattaaaatttattaaatagttgtacatttactAAAAAATGAAGTggaattttgatataaaaaggtacaaattttttttattattataatttttttttaatgtaagttcattttcctttttatagaTAAACATGTTgctaacatatatatgttgggaaactataattaaaaaatcaaacagTTTTACCCCTTGTATGAAGAGTTGAGGCGATCTCCAGAGGACGGAAAAGAAGCCATAAAGAAACAAATCATCGAAAAGTCGCAAGTATTGGAAGAAGCATTTGTGAAGATTAGCAATGGCAAGGACTACTTTGGTGGAGATGATATAGGCTATTTGGATGTGGTGCTTGGATGTTTTATTGGTTGGATTAGCATTTTTGAAAAGCTTCACAAAttcaaggtgtttgatgaagctACAACACCAAGGCTTCAAGAATGGGTAAAATGTATATGCTCACATAAAGCCATCAAAAGTAACATCCCAACTCAGGAAACACTCACCAACATATATTTGTTGCTTCAAAAATACAATCCATAGATATTATTAACTAAGTTTATATTTAATTGGCCGATATATATAGTGTCATCTAGCTAGCATCATTGTCTTTCAATCTGATTTGAAacatgtattttgtttatatattgaaTAAATAAAGATCACGTGGTCTCTTTTAATGAGGCGTTAAAAGAGAAGTTTCCAGCGTTGTTTAAATTCGAAAAGGTTAAAAGTTGTAGGGTCTGCGATAGATATAATGCTGAGACCGAAAGGTGTGGCCGGATGTACGgtcttgttttcttgaaaatatAAAGTTATCGGAAAGAAAGGATAGTTGGTCATGGATTGGGGTAGATAAGAAGGAGCTATCGTTAAGTCTCTTAAAGGAGTTTTTAATCAGCAAGCGGACTAGAAACTTTACGTAAGGCCCCTTCCTAGTAGCACGGCCGACATCCAGCCTCGCTTCCGGAGCGTTTGGTCTGACTTCGGGTGTGCGTTTTGTGTAGAAGGTGGGCCCATTTTATGATAAAGGCTTCCAAAATAAAATAGAGCGAAGAATATGAGGTTAGAAGGAGAGAATTCTTCGAGTGTTTTaaaagagaataaaaaatgAATAGTTGTAAAAATAACGAAAAAATAGGAGGGGTTATAATAAGAAAGAGCCTAATATGGTGTTTAAATGGACATCTATTTTATGCAAGTACGTAGTAATACTGACGAACAAATAATTTCCACACTTATAATTGCATTAAGTATGAAATTTGTACACAtttatttgaacattttttctcgtacttttaaatataaagctattaaattaatttgtacGCATTTATTGATC includes these proteins:
- the LOC122579352 gene encoding glutathione S-transferase U17-like, whose translation is MAKESEMKLLGTPASTFVNRVQFVLNLKSIEYKFIQENLFCKSELLLTSNPVHKKVPVLIHGNKPPIPESLIIIEYLDELYPDTHPVLPSDPFDRADHRFWASYIDNKFYPLYEELRRSPEDGKEAIKKQIIEKSQVLEEAFVKISNGKDYFGGDDIGYLDVVLGCFIGWISIFEKLHKFKVFDEATTPRLQEWVKCICSHKAIKSNIPTQETLTNIYLLLQKYNP